The following are encoded together in the Streptomyces sp. NBC_00358 genome:
- a CDS encoding histidine triad nucleotide-binding protein gives MAQEPRRDEGGEPQDDCLFCKIVAGHIPATLVRESDTTVAFRDINPQAPTHILVIPRVHYRDAASLAAAEPAVAADLLREAGEVAVEEKLESYRIVFNTGSGAGQTVFHAHAHLLGGRGMQWPPG, from the coding sequence ATGGCGCAGGAGCCGAGGCGGGACGAGGGCGGGGAACCGCAGGACGACTGTCTGTTCTGCAAGATCGTGGCGGGGCACATCCCGGCGACCCTGGTGCGCGAGAGCGACACGACCGTGGCGTTCCGCGACATCAACCCACAGGCACCGACCCACATCCTGGTCATCCCCCGGGTGCACTACCGGGACGCGGCCTCCCTGGCCGCCGCCGAACCCGCCGTCGCCGCCGACCTGTTGCGTGAGGCCGGCGAGGTCGCGGTCGAGGAGAAGCTGGAGAGCTACCGCATCGTGTTCAACACGGGCAGCGGTGCCGGACAGACCGTGTTCCACGCGCACGCCCACCTCCTGGGCGGCCGCGGCATGCAGTGGCCGCCGGGATAA
- a CDS encoding ribonuclease Z, whose translation MSARELVVLGTASQVPTRHRNHNGYLLRWDGEGLLFDPGEGTQRQMLRAGVAAHDLNRICVTHFHGDHALGLGGVIQRINLDRVPHEVTAHYPLSGQHFFERLRYATAYRETARLTEAPVGDDGVLVTTPAYTLEARRLSHPVESFGYRLVEPDGRRMLPERLAEHGIKGSDVGALQREGSLRGVTLDDVSEVRRGQRFAFVMDTRLCEGVDALAEDCDLLVIESTFLDGDHQLAADHGHLTAGQAGRVAKEAGVRHLVLTHFSQRYSDPGEFEREARAAGFDGELTVAHDLVRVPVPKRR comes from the coding sequence TTGTCCGCACGTGAACTGGTCGTCCTCGGCACCGCCAGCCAGGTCCCGACCCGGCACCGCAACCACAACGGCTATCTGCTGCGCTGGGACGGCGAGGGTCTCCTCTTCGACCCCGGCGAGGGCACCCAGCGCCAGATGCTGCGTGCCGGGGTCGCCGCGCACGACCTGAACCGCATCTGCGTCACCCACTTCCACGGCGACCACGCGCTCGGACTCGGTGGGGTGATCCAGCGCATCAACCTCGACCGGGTACCGCACGAGGTGACCGCGCACTACCCGCTCTCCGGACAGCACTTCTTCGAGCGCCTGCGCTACGCCACCGCCTACCGCGAGACCGCCCGGCTCACCGAGGCGCCGGTCGGGGACGACGGCGTCCTCGTCACGACCCCCGCGTACACCCTTGAGGCCCGCAGGCTCTCCCACCCCGTCGAATCCTTCGGGTACCGGCTGGTCGAACCGGACGGGCGGCGGATGCTGCCGGAGCGGCTCGCCGAGCACGGGATCAAGGGGTCCGACGTCGGGGCGCTGCAACGGGAGGGCTCGCTGCGGGGCGTCACGCTCGACGACGTCAGCGAGGTCCGGCGCGGACAGCGGTTCGCGTTCGTCATGGACACCCGGCTGTGCGAGGGCGTGGACGCGCTCGCCGAGGACTGCGACCTGCTCGTCATCGAGTCGACCTTCCTGGACGGTGACCACCAACTGGCCGCCGACCACGGGCATCTGACGGCAGGTCAGGCGGGCCGGGTGGCCAAGGAGGCGGGCGTACGGCACCTCGTGCTCACCCACTTCAGCCAGCGCTACTCCGACCCCGGCGAGTTCGAGCGCGAGGCCCGCGCCGCGGGCTTCGACGGGGAGCTGACGGTGGCGCACGACCTGGTGAGGGTGCCGGTCCCGAAGCGACGGTGA
- a CDS encoding adenosine deaminase yields the protein MSLPKAELHLHIEGTLEPELAFALAARNGVTLPYADTEELRKAYLFDDLQTFLNLYYELMAVLRTEADFADLADAYLARAAAQGVRHAEIFFDPQAHIARGVPMGTVVEGLWRALGRSEETHGVSTQLIMCFLRDESAESAMDTLQAAKPYLDRIVGIGLDSAEVGHPPVKFRAVYEAAAELGLRRVAHAGEEGPPSYITEALDVLGVERIDHGLRCMEDPELVERLVRERVPLTLCPLSNVRLRAVDVLAEHPLPAMLDAGLLCTVNSDDPAYFGGYAGDNFHAVREALGLGEDRLRELARNSFEASFLEHDEERRARYIAEVDAYEFA from the coding sequence ATGTCCCTCCCCAAGGCTGAACTGCACCTCCACATCGAAGGCACCCTCGAACCCGAGCTGGCCTTCGCGCTCGCCGCGCGCAACGGCGTCACGCTGCCGTACGCGGACACCGAGGAACTGCGCAAGGCGTATCTCTTCGACGACCTCCAGACGTTCCTGAACCTGTACTACGAGCTGATGGCCGTCCTGCGGACGGAAGCGGACTTCGCCGACCTGGCCGACGCCTACCTCGCCCGCGCCGCAGCCCAGGGAGTACGGCACGCGGAGATCTTCTTCGACCCGCAGGCGCACATCGCCCGGGGCGTGCCGATGGGGACGGTCGTCGAAGGCCTGTGGCGGGCGCTCGGGCGCAGCGAGGAGACCCACGGAGTCTCCACCCAGCTGATCATGTGCTTCCTGCGCGACGAGTCCGCCGAGTCCGCCATGGACACCCTTCAGGCCGCGAAGCCCTACCTCGACCGGATCGTCGGCATCGGCCTCGACTCCGCCGAGGTCGGCCACCCGCCGGTCAAGTTCCGAGCGGTGTACGAGGCCGCCGCCGAGCTCGGTCTGCGCCGCGTCGCGCACGCGGGCGAGGAGGGGCCGCCGTCGTACATCACCGAGGCCCTCGACGTCCTCGGCGTCGAGCGCATCGACCACGGGCTGCGCTGCATGGAGGACCCCGAGCTCGTCGAACGCCTGGTCCGGGAGCGGGTGCCGCTGACCCTGTGCCCGCTGTCGAACGTACGGCTGCGCGCCGTCGACGTCCTGGCGGAGCACCCGCTGCCCGCCATGCTGGACGCCGGGCTGCTGTGCACGGTCAACTCCGACGACCCCGCCTACTTCGGCGGGTACGCCGGTGACAACTTCCACGCGGTGCGCGAGGCCCTCGGTCTCGGGGAGGACCGGCTGCGGGAGCTGGCCCGCAACTCGTTCGAGGCGTCCTTCCTGGAGCACGACGAGGAGCGGCGGGCACGCTACATCGCCGAGGTCGACGCGTACGAGTTCGCGTAG